A region from the Pseudomonas sp. Teo4 genome encodes:
- a CDS encoding RHS repeat-associated core domain-containing protein — protein MEKSLNRSLFFYQNGKLTTVRQGAQPHNSPPRACPLAELRTTGAETIGLLVTDNKGSVLGVEDINEKEPHIHSVYGHDPTIPSPATLLGFNGQPGDAILGAYLLGNGYRSHYPTLMRFGSPDNLSPFGKGGINAYSYCEGDPVNNIDPSGHFIINLLRTLFNRIFRSFFKTAPKADMIDWLASKRLPSPPPRRRMSSGLISSSTRMCEITRPPAPKKRSLEELIWTRQPSSRK, from the coding sequence ATGGAAAAATCACTGAACCGGTCACTTTTCTTCTACCAAAATGGCAAGCTCACTACCGTGAGGCAAGGAGCACAACCGCACAATTCTCCGCCACGAGCATGTCCTTTGGCTGAACTGCGGACAACAGGAGCAGAGACCATTGGTTTGCTTGTTACTGATAACAAAGGATCTGTGCTAGGCGTTGAAGATATCAACGAAAAGGAACCCCACATCCATTCGGTATATGGGCATGACCCAACCATCCCATCACCCGCCACGTTGCTTGGCTTCAACGGTCAGCCAGGTGACGCGATATTGGGTGCTTATCTTCTAGGGAACGGCTACCGTTCGCACTACCCAACGCTGATGCGCTTCGGCTCACCTGATAACCTTAGCCCCTTCGGAAAAGGCGGCATTAATGCTTATTCCTACTGTGAGGGTGACCCTGTGAACAACATTGATCCCAGCGGGCACTTCATCATAAATTTGCTACGAACCTTGTTTAATCGTATTTTTCGGTCTTTTTTCAAGACGGCGCCAAAAGCGGACATGATTGATTGGCTTGCTAGCAAAAGACTGCCGTCACCTCCCCCTAGGCGGAGGATGAGCAGCGGCCTTATATCTAGCTCAACTAGGATGTGCGAAATTACCCGTCCGCCCGCGCCTAAAAAGCGTTCACTTGAAGAACTCATCTGGACCCGTCAGCCAAGCAGCAGAAAATGA
- the purU gene encoding formyltetrahydrofolate deformylase has product MSRAPDTWILTADCPSMLGTVDVVTRYLFEQRCYVTEHHSFDDRQSGRFFIRVEFRQPDDFDEAGFRAGLAERSDAFGMTFELTAPNHRPKVVIMVSKADHCLNDLLYRQRIGQLGMDVVAVVSNHPDLEPLAHWHKIPYYHFALDPNDKPGQERKVLKVIEETGAELVILARYMQVLSPELCRRLDGWAINIHHSLLPGFKGAKPYHQAYNKGVKMVGATAHYINNDLDEGPIIAQGVEVVDHSHYPEDLIAKGRDIECLTLARAVGYHIERRVFLNANRTVVL; this is encoded by the coding sequence ATGAGTCGGGCACCGGATACCTGGATTCTCACCGCCGACTGCCCGAGCATGCTCGGCACCGTCGATGTGGTGACGCGTTATCTCTTCGAGCAGCGTTGCTATGTCACGGAGCACCACTCTTTCGATGATCGGCAGTCGGGGCGCTTCTTCATTCGCGTCGAATTCCGTCAGCCGGATGATTTCGACGAAGCCGGTTTCCGCGCCGGCCTCGCCGAGCGCAGCGATGCGTTTGGCATGACGTTCGAGCTGACCGCGCCCAATCACCGCCCCAAGGTGGTGATCATGGTGTCCAAGGCCGACCACTGCTTGAACGACTTGCTGTACCGCCAGCGCATTGGCCAATTGGGCATGGACGTGGTGGCGGTGGTGTCCAACCACCCCGACCTCGAGCCGCTCGCGCATTGGCACAAGATTCCCTACTACCACTTTGCCCTCGACCCCAATGACAAGCCTGGGCAAGAGCGCAAGGTGTTGAAAGTGATCGAGGAGACCGGCGCCGAGCTGGTCATTCTCGCCCGTTACATGCAGGTGCTGTCGCCTGAGCTGTGTCGGCGCCTGGACGGCTGGGCGATCAACATTCACCACTCGTTGCTGCCGGGGTTCAAGGGCGCCAAGCCTTATCACCAGGCGTACAACAAGGGCGTGAAGATGGTCGGTGCCACGGCGCACTACATCAACAACGACCTCGATGAAGGGCCGATCATTGCCCAAGGCGTCGAGGTGGTGGACCACAGCCATTACCCCGAAGACCTGATTGCCAAGGGGCGGGATATCGAATGCCTGACTTTGGCGCGAGCGGTGGGGTATCACATCGAGCGGCGGGTGTTCCTGAACGCTAATCGGACAGTCGTTCTCTGA
- a CDS encoding lipopolysaccharide kinase InaA family protein: MTDYLASADLALLQRHGLNDFEALWALQLDAVDEPNTGRGGWSSVFRLELEGKGYYLKRQSDYLTRTLHRPFGEPTFAREFRNISRYQKLRIPALQAVFYGERKQAGQHRAILMTRALDDWSDLDSLLARWSQLGEPERKGILQACGELARTLHSAGQVHGCFYPKHIFLRQRREGWDAQLIDLEKTRPLLFGMRDRLKDLEPLLRRARAWSEGDVRNLLASYLGQAADSTLVDTWLQRLTQRRRHKEAR; this comes from the coding sequence ATGACCGATTACCTGGCCAGCGCGGACCTTGCGCTGCTGCAACGTCATGGCCTGAATGATTTCGAGGCGCTGTGGGCATTGCAGCTCGACGCCGTGGACGAGCCCAATACCGGGCGCGGCGGCTGGAGCAGCGTGTTTCGCCTGGAACTTGAAGGCAAGGGCTACTACCTCAAACGCCAGAGCGACTACCTGACGCGTACCCTGCACAGGCCATTCGGCGAGCCGACCTTCGCCCGCGAGTTCCGTAACATCAGCCGCTACCAGAAGCTGCGCATACCGGCTTTGCAGGCTGTGTTCTATGGTGAGCGCAAGCAGGCCGGCCAGCACCGGGCGATTCTCATGACCCGTGCACTGGACGACTGGAGCGACCTGGACAGCCTGTTGGCCCGCTGGTCGCAACTGGGCGAGCCTGAACGCAAGGGCATTCTCCAGGCCTGTGGTGAGCTGGCCCGCACGCTGCACAGTGCCGGCCAGGTGCATGGCTGCTTCTACCCCAAGCACATTTTCCTGCGTCAGCGCCGTGAGGGCTGGGACGCGCAATTGATCGACCTGGAAAAGACCCGGCCACTGCTGTTCGGCATGCGTGATCGGCTCAAGGACCTGGAGCCCTTGCTGCGCCGTGCCCGCGCCTGGTCCGAAGGTGACGTGCGCAACCTGCTGGCGTCCTACCTGGGCCAGGCGGCGGACAGCACACTGGTCGACACTTGGTTACAACGTCTGACGCAACGCCGTCGTCATAAAGAGGCCCGCTGA
- a CDS encoding RHS repeat-associated core domain-containing protein, with product MSHNHVFQNIQNPNQPEHIQTQPAANSAHHFYQNDQLATEVTAQGNRHVLWANETALVQHGQANNAKMLRVDLANSILGIANAPMAYAPYGHRLDSEMKALLGFNGQRRDPVTKGYSLGNGRRLYSTKTRRFCSPDILSPFDEGSLNAYAYCEGDPINRHDPTGQFFQNLFRSLRSSALKNTGRAINFATSGISRNPVPADKSLRQLYNKAQTFATFQKSAKPATILPQGSVVPALQRNSSRSLTASLAQAIHPQTATPCRALSLQGSTPLKSVLLSTFRLSQAEATVLSRQAYICWAS from the coding sequence ATGAGCCACAATCACGTGTTCCAGAACATACAGAACCCCAACCAGCCAGAACATATTCAAACGCAACCTGCCGCCAACAGTGCCCATCATTTCTACCAAAACGACCAATTAGCAACAGAAGTTACTGCGCAGGGTAACCGCCATGTTTTGTGGGCTAACGAAACTGCTCTCGTTCAACACGGACAGGCAAACAATGCCAAAATGCTGCGAGTTGACCTTGCGAACTCGATTCTGGGCATCGCGAATGCCCCTATGGCCTATGCACCCTACGGCCATAGGCTCGACAGTGAAATGAAAGCACTATTAGGATTCAATGGCCAACGGCGTGACCCTGTAACCAAAGGCTACTCTCTGGGTAATGGGCGCCGTTTGTACAGCACAAAAACAAGACGATTCTGTAGCCCGGACATACTTAGTCCTTTCGATGAGGGTAGCCTGAATGCGTACGCTTATTGTGAAGGGGACCCAATAAATCGCCACGACCCTACAGGTCAGTTTTTCCAGAATCTATTTAGAAGCCTTAGATCTTCAGCACTCAAAAACACTGGCAGAGCCATTAACTTCGCCACCAGCGGGATCAGTAGAAATCCTGTCCCTGCTGATAAAAGTCTACGACAGCTGTACAACAAAGCTCAAACGTTTGCCACATTCCAAAAGAGTGCAAAACCTGCAACAATTCTTCCGCAAGGTAGCGTAGTTCCTGCCCTGCAGCGCAACAGTAGTCGCTCTCTGACGGCGTCATTGGCGCAAGCCATACACCCTCAAACAGCAACCCCATGCCGGGCACTCAGCCTTCAGGGCTCAACACCACTCAAAAGCGTACTGCTGAGCACGTTTCGTTTAAGTCAGGCAGAGGCGACGGTACTCTCTCGACAGGCCTACATTTGCTGGGCTTCTTAA
- a CDS encoding ATP-dependent zinc protease: MKRLLALLSLFALPVMAAEPTLYGRYENIALPEIGETLKAKMDTGAYTASLSAKDIELFTRDGEEWVRFRLATKDSDGKVYEHKLARISKIKNRADEEEEGDAPELSKRPVVDLELCLGDVKRTVEVNLVDRSSFNYPLLVGAKALREFKAAVNPAKRFTAGKPDC; encoded by the coding sequence GTGAAACGTCTGCTTGCCCTGTTGTCGCTGTTCGCACTGCCGGTGATGGCCGCTGAGCCCACCCTTTACGGTCGCTATGAAAACATTGCCCTGCCTGAGATCGGCGAAACCCTGAAAGCCAAGATGGATACGGGCGCCTATACCGCCTCGCTGTCGGCCAAGGACATCGAACTGTTCACCCGCGATGGCGAAGAGTGGGTGCGCTTCCGCCTGGCGACCAAGGATTCCGACGGCAAGGTCTACGAGCACAAGCTGGCGCGCATCAGCAAGATCAAGAACCGTGCTGACGAAGAGGAAGAAGGCGATGCGCCGGAGCTCTCCAAACGGCCGGTGGTCGACCTGGAGCTGTGTTTGGGGGATGTGAAGCGTACCGTCGAGGTCAACCTGGTCGATCGCAGCAGCTTCAACTATCCGCTGCTGGTTGGCGCCAAGGCACTGCGTGAGTTCAAGGCTGCGGTGAACCCGGCCAAGCGGTTCACGGCGGGCAAGCCGGATTGCTGA
- a CDS encoding dermonecrotic toxin domain-containing protein, which produces MVNPDDQQRARCAERLRYDWYPEDLALSQAMEVRDAQIKRLSLAWQTAWKRGVQRDIEQLDAELAKALDLRAEVGSQGILATRYGLLLEKHLPNWLLSTSQQGVAHIMQAMQEQVMAIEAAAGPGILSLGDFQQRHSLLSWVRLRMGEFLRRDPGIDVAPEAIYVSVTLTRQVGAIVNPLPGSTSGFVPVSSRQQTGGTIELVQHTYRLDELALLNIAWFDVDYWLTAHVHLENDTPLPALTPLRVKQIIRRLNAGSGYQAYLQTQLLDSPQGQWRQQAYVQLQRTRMNAEAVKARYAGHFFKDHTEQGYNWANTVIQWPDSHSRPHKNGQQVIVRQMLVQGQTLQGVLLLVSPENSLRIVVYSPDAPDRRYWREYRNPRN; this is translated from the coding sequence ATGGTCAACCCGGACGATCAGCAACGCGCCAGATGTGCAGAACGCCTGCGCTATGACTGGTACCCCGAGGACCTGGCCCTGAGCCAGGCCATGGAGGTTCGCGATGCGCAGATCAAACGCCTGTCGCTGGCCTGGCAGACAGCCTGGAAGCGTGGCGTCCAACGCGACATCGAACAACTCGATGCCGAGCTGGCCAAGGCTTTGGACCTGCGCGCGGAGGTCGGCAGCCAGGGCATCCTTGCGACCCGCTATGGCTTGTTGCTTGAGAAGCATCTGCCGAATTGGCTGCTGTCGACTTCACAACAAGGTGTCGCCCATATCATGCAAGCCATGCAAGAGCAGGTCATGGCCATCGAAGCCGCCGCAGGCCCAGGCATTCTCAGCTTGGGTGATTTCCAGCAGAGGCACTCACTGCTGAGCTGGGTACGCCTGCGCATGGGCGAGTTTCTCCGGCGCGACCCCGGCATCGACGTGGCACCTGAAGCTATTTACGTCAGTGTGACCTTGACTCGCCAGGTCGGCGCCATCGTCAATCCGCTGCCTGGCAGCACATCGGGTTTCGTCCCTGTGAGCAGCCGCCAACAGACCGGTGGGACCATCGAACTGGTCCAGCACACCTACCGGCTCGATGAACTGGCGCTGCTTAACATCGCCTGGTTCGATGTGGATTACTGGCTTACCGCACATGTGCATCTTGAAAACGACACACCGCTTCCAGCCCTGACACCCTTGAGGGTCAAGCAGATCATTCGTCGGCTGAACGCTGGCAGTGGCTACCAGGCCTACCTGCAGACCCAATTGCTTGACTCTCCCCAAGGCCAGTGGCGCCAGCAGGCATATGTTCAACTGCAGCGCACACGCATGAACGCCGAGGCAGTCAAGGCTCGATACGCGGGACATTTTTTCAAGGACCACACGGAGCAAGGGTATAACTGGGCCAACACTGTAATTCAGTGGCCCGACAGTCATTCACGCCCTCACAAAAACGGGCAGCAAGTTATCGTCAGGCAAATGCTGGTGCAGGGACAGACCTTGCAGGGCGTGTTGCTGCTGGTCTCCCCAGAAAACTCGCTGCGTATCGTGGTCTACAGCCCTGATGCACCCGACCGACGCTACTGGCGTGAATACCGTAACCCCAGGAACTGA